A stretch of DNA from Micromonospora sp. WMMD1155:
GCACAACCTACCTGAGTACGGGACACCGGAGCGACCGCATTGCGCGGTGCCCCGGTGTCCCGGTCGCTCAGTCCCGCTCGGCGAGGGTCAGCTCGATCCCGCCGACCAGGTCGGCGCAGACGTTGTAGACGAACGCTCCCAGCGTGGCCAGCGCGGTGAACAACACCACGTTGACCAGGCCGATCAGCGCCGAGCTGAGGATCACGCCCTTGGCGGTGATCTGGAAGCCGCTGGTGCTCTGGCCACCGCCGGCGTTCACCAGGTCACTCAGGCTCTCGTTGACGCTCTGGAACACACCCATCGCGTCCAACGCCAGGTAGAGCACCGACGTGGCGACCACCACGACGATGAAGAGCACCACCGAGACGGCGAACGCGAACTTCATCACGGACCACGGGTCGATCCGCTTCAGGTTCAGCCGGGCCCGGCGCGGTCCGCGGGAGGCGGCCGAGCTGACCGAGGTACGCGCGGCGCGTACCGCGTCACCGACACGCGCCGCCCCGACGGCGGACGCGTTGCCGATGCCCGGCGGCAGTCCACCGCCGCTGGCCGGGCGGCCGGCGGTGCCGGTACGGGCCGTGTCGGGCTGCGGCGATGTCATGCCCGGTGTGATCCGCGGCTGGGTGCCGGTCGCCCCGGTCGACGCCGCCGGCCCGGACCGGACGTTGATCGGCTGGGTGGTCGCCGGACGCGCCGAGGAGGACGCCGTCGCCGAACCCGAGGGGGTGGTGGCGGTCGACGACGTCGGCGCGTCGGCACTGACGGCCTCGGTCTTGTCGGCCGACCCGGCATCTTCAGCGGGCGGCTCCGGCGGGGGTGTCATGCCCGGAGCCCTCGTGAATTTCGGGGCAGGCGCGTCGGCGGGGACCGTCGCCCGGCCCACGGCCGCGCGGCCGGTCGCTGGTGTGCCGCCCTTGGCGGCCTCCTCGTCGACCGGGTTGGCCGAGGTCCCCGTGTTCCCCGACTTCGCCTGTGTCTCCGTCATTCAACTAGTCCTGTTCGTCAGGCTCGTCGGCATTGCGAGCAATCGCCACGATAGTCACGCCGTCCGGGAGGTCCATCAGCTTGACCCCCATTGTGTTCCGGTCACGCGTACGGCGTACAGGCTTCACCGGAGTCCGAATGACACCACCATTGCTGGTGATCGCGAACAGCTCGTCGTCCGGATCGATCACCACCGCGCCGACCAGACCACCGCGCCGCTCGGTGATCTTCGCAGTCAACACGCCCTTACCTCCCCGGCCCTGCACCGGGTATTCCTCGATCGGGGTGCGCTTCGCATATCCCCCGTTCGTGGCCACCAGAACGTCCAAACCTTCTCGGACGACCTCCATGGCGAGCAGGACGTCGTCGTCCGTGAAGCGCATGCCGATCACGCCCGAGGTGGCCCGGCCCATCGGCCGCAACGCCTCGTCCGACGCGTTGAACCGGATCGCCTGTGCCTTCTTGGAGACCAGCAGCAGGTCGTTCTCCGGCGCAACCAACGCAGCACCGACCAGCTCGTCCTCATCGCGCAGGTTGATCGCGATGATGCCGCCGGAACGGTTGGAGTCGAACTCCTCGAGCCGCGTCTTCTTCACCAGGCCGTTCTTCGTGGCCAGTACCAGATAGGGGGCTACCTGGTAGTTCGGGATCTCGATGATCTGCGCTATCTGCTCGTCCGGTTGGAAGGCGAGCAGGTTGGCCACGTGTTGGCCCTTGGCTACCCTACTGGCCTCCGGCAACTCGTACGCCTTGGCCCGGTACACCCGCCCCTTGTTCGTGAAGAACAGGATCCAGTCGTGGGTCGAGCAGACGAAGAAGTGGCTGACGATGTCGTCCTGCCGCAGCGTAGCGCCACTGACGCCCTTGCCGCCGCGCCGCTGGGAGCGGTAGAGATCGACCTTGGTCCGCTTGGCGTACCCCGTCCGGGTGATCGTCACGACCACGTCCTCGCGGGCGATGAGGTCCTCCATCGAGACCTCGCCGTCGAACGGGATGATCTGCGTACGCCGATCGTCGCCCCACTTGGTGACGATCTCGCCCAACTCCTCCGAGACGATCCTCCGCTGCCGCTCGGGCTTGGCGAGGATGTCCTTCAGGTCGGCGATCTCGAGCTCGAGCTTGGCCAGGTCGTCGAGAATCCGCTGCCGCTCCAACGCGGCGAGACGACGCAGCTGCATGTCCAGGATCGCGGTCGCCTGGATCTCGTCGATGTCCAGCAGCCGGATCAGGCCCTGCCGCGCGTCCTCCACGGTCGGCGAACGCCGGATGAGCGCGATCACCTCGTCCAGGGCGTCCAGCGCCTTGGACAGACCCCGCAGGATGTGCGCCCGCTCCTCGGCCTTGCGGAGCCGGAACGCCGTCCGCCGGCGGATCACGTCGATCTGGTGCTCGACGTAGTAGCGGATGAACTGGGCCAGGTTGAGCGTGCGCGGCACCCCGTCGACCAGCGCCAGCATGTTGGCGCCGAACGTCTCCTGGAGCTGGGTGTGCTTGTAGAGGTTGTTCAGCACGACCTTGGCGACCGCGTCGCGCTTGAGCACCAGCACGATCCGCATACCGGTACGCCCGGAGGACTCGTCGCGGATGTCGGCGATGCCGGCGAGCTTGCCCTCCTTGATCAGCTCGGCGATCCGCTCGGCGAGGTTGTCCGGGTTGACCTGGTAGGGCAGCTCGCTGACGACCAGGCAGGGCCGACCCCGCTTGTCCTCCTCGACCTCCACCACGGCACGCATCCGGATCGAACCCCGACCCGTGCGGTACGCGTCCTGGATCGCCGTCGTGCCGACGATCAGGCCGTGGGTCGGGAAGTCCGGGCCCTTGACGATGCCCAGCAGCGCCTCGAGGGTGGTCTCCTCGTCCTCCTCCGGGTGCTCCAGGCACCACTGCACGGCCGCGCCGATCTCGCGCAGGTTGTGCGGCGGGATCTTGGTGGCCATGCCGACCGCGATGCCCTCGGAGCCGTTCACCAGCAGGTTCGGGATCCGCGACGGCAGGATCGTGGGCTCCTTGGCCCGGCCGTCGTAGTTGTCCTGAAGGTCGACGGTGTCCTCGTCGATGTCCCGCAGCATCTCCATGGCGAGCGGGTCGAGCTTGCACTCGGTGTAGCGCATGGCGGCAGCCGGGTCGTTACCCGGCGAGCCGAAGTTGCCGTTGCCGTCGACCAGCGGGTAACGCAGCGACCAGGGCTGCGCCATCCGGACCAGCGCGTCGTAGATCGCCGAGTCGCCGTGCGGGTGGAACTGGCCCATCACGTCGCCGACGACGCGGGAGCACTTCACGTAGCCGCGGTCCGGGCGGTAGCCGGAGTCGAACATGGCGTAGAGGATCTTGCGGTGGACCGGCTTGAGCCCGTCCCGGACGTCCGGCAGCGCACGCCCGACGATCACGCTCATCGCGTAGTCGAGGTAGGAGCGCTGCATCTCCACCTCGAGCCCGACCGGTTCGATCCGGTCGTGCGCGACCACCGCGGCGATGGCCTCGGCGGGGACCTCGGGCTCGTTCGGTGTGGACTCGGGAGAATCGGTCACTGTATACCCTTATCAGACTCAGTGTCGTTTTCGTGCTGTGGATAACCGCTGTGGATACCGGCCATGCTGTGGATAACTCTGTGGACCGGCGGATCGACCGGGCAGCGCCCGGTCGATCCGCAGCGGTCCGTCAGATGTCCAGGAATCGCACGTCCTTGGCGTTGCGCTGGATGAACGACCGGCGCGCCTCGACGTCCTCACCCATCAGCACACTGAACAACTCGTCGGCGGTCGCCGCGTCGTCGAGAGTGACCTGACGCAGGGTACGCGTTGCCGGGTTCATCGTGGTTTCCCACAGCTCGGGATAGTTCATCTCGCCGAGGCCCTTGAAGCGCTGGATGTCGTCCGGCTTGGCGTTGGCCTTCTTCTGCTGGCGCAGCGCGATCAGCCCGTCCCGCTCCCGGTCGGAGTACGCGTACTGCGCGTCGTCACCCTTCTTGTTCCACTTGATCTTGTAGAGCGGCGGGGCGGCCAGGTAGACGTGCCCCAGCTCGACCAGCGGACGCATGAAGCGGAACAGCAGGGTGAGCAGCAGCGTCTGGATGTGCTGGCCGTCGACGTCCGCATCGGCCATCAGCACGATCTTGTGGTACCGCAGCTTCTCGATGTCGAAGTCGTCGTGGATGCCGGTGCCCAGCGCGGTGATCAGCGCCTGGACCTCGTTGTTCTTGAGGACCCGGTCGATCCGGGCCTTTTCCACGTTGAGGATCTTGCCGCGGATCGGCAGGATCGCCTGGGTCCTCGGGTCGCGACCCTGCTTGGCCGAGCCGCCGGCCGAGTCGCCCTCGACGATGAACACCTCGGACTCGCGCGGGTCGGTGGACTGGCAGTCGGCCAGCTTGCCGGGCATCGAGCCGGACTCCAGCAGCGACTTACGCCGGGCCAGCTTGCGCGCCTGCTGGGCGGCGATTCGGGCCCGGGCGGCCTGGGACGCCTTCTGGATGATCATCTTGGCTTCGGCCGGGTTACGGTCGAACCAGTCGACCAGCCACTCGTTGCAGACCCGCTGCACGAAGCTCTTCACCGGGGTGTTGCCGAGCTTGGTCTTGGTCTGGCCCTCGAACTGCGGATTGGCCAGCTTGACCGAGATGATCGCGGCGAGCCCCTCGCGGATGTCCTCGCCGGAGAGCTTCTCGTCGCCCTTGAGCAGCTTCTTGTCGGCGCCGTACCGGTTGACGACGCTGGTCAGCGCGGCTCGGAAGCCCTCCTCGTGGGTGCCGCCCTCATGCGTGTTGATCGTGTTGGCGAAGGTGTAGACCGACTCGCCGTACGACTCGTTCCACTGCATGGCGATCTCGACCGACATGCCCTCCTCCTCGGCGCCGAACTCGACCACGGTCTTGTGGATCGGGTTCTTCGAGGCGTTGAGGTGCCGGACGAAGTCGGAGATGCCGCCCTCGTAGTAGAAGGTGACCTCGCGCTGCCGACCGTCCTCCTCGGCCACCCGCTCGTCGAGCAGGTGAATGCGCAGCGCCCGGTTGAGGAAGGCCATCTCCTGCAGACGCCGGTAGATGGTCTGGAAGTCGAAGTCGACGGTCTCGAAGACGTCGGGGTCGGGCCAGAAGGAGACCGCCGAGCCGCTGCGGTCGGTGGCCTCGCCCTTCTCCAGCGGGCTGGGCTTGGAGTTGGTGTACTGCTGCCGCCACACGAAGCCGGACTTGTGGATCTCGACGGCCATCCTGGTCGAGAGCGCGTTCACCACGGAGACGCCGACGCCGTGCAGACCGCCGGAGACGGCGTACGCCTTGCCGTCGAACTTGCCACCCGCGTGCAGCACGGTCAGCGCGACCTCGACACCCGGCTTCTTGAGCTTCGGGTGCAGGTCGACCGGGAAGCCACGGCCGTTGTCGGTGACCCGGACGCCGCCGTCGGCCAGCAGCACCACGTCGATGGTGTCGCAGTATCCGGCGAGCGCCTCGTCGACCGCGTTGTCGACGACCTCCCAGACGAGGTGGTGCAGACCGCGCTCGCCGGTGGACCCGATGTACATACCGGGGCGCTTGCGGACCGCCTCCAGCCCTTCGAGAACGGTGATCGACTCTGCGCCGTACTCCTGCTTTTCCTGCGCTGCCACCCTCGGCCACTTTCTCGCGTCGACCGCGCCGGTTGGGCGCAGCGGGCGCGGGTTCGGCGGACAGGACGCGACGTCGGCGCGCGGACCGGTGCCGGAGACCTCCGGACCACGGGTCGAACGCGCCGGTCGCCGCGGTTGCCCGCGGATCGCGATCGGCTCGACCCGACGTGGAGAATGATCCTGGGGCCACCGGCCCCCGTCCTCCGCACCGGGTCTTCGTCTCGCTGTCAATCCTACTGTGCCCGGAGGACAGAACCACCACTCGGCACCCTCGGAGAGGCGGCTGAGAAGTCCGTAGCCGGAAGAACCCCGTCGCCCGCGACTCCCCCCACACGCCATGCTCGGATCGCACGCGCCGCCGCCGGACGGGTTGACCCGCGCCCGGGCGGGTCGGGGGTCGCGGCCCGGGCGTCCGTGCCGTACGTTTGCGGCGCCCCGGAACCCACCCTTGATCTTTATGGGCTGGAACCGGGACGATCGACCCGATCGACCCGACACGTGCTCTCTAAGAGGTGACAGATGGGGCTGGACAACGTCGCGGTGCACTGGCCGCGGACCGGCCGCTTCTACGATCCGGTGGCGCCGGCCGAGTTCGTCGACTTCGGCGAGATCGTCGACCTGCCGCGGATCTCCGCGCCGACTGCCGCCCTGGCCGAGCTGATCGCGAAGACCGGCACCATCCGGGCGACCGCGTACACCGAGTTGGTGGATCTGCTCCTGGGGCTGGAAGGTGTGTTGTACGCCACAGACGCCGCCGCCGAGGACGAGGACCCGGTGATCGATCCGGACGGCTGCTCCTGGATCGCCAGCGGGATCGAGAGGTTCGTGGCGGGGCACCGCGCGTACGGCGAGGCGGTCACCTTCGAGTCGGTCAGCACGGTGCTGCGTTCCCTGCTCGGCGACGGCAGGCTGGCCGAGCAGCAGTTGCGGTGGCTGGAGAGCCGCCTCGACGCGCTGCGCGACGAGCGCGGCGACCCGCCGCAGTGGAACTTCACCTGCGCCGAGCTGGGTGTGCTGGCGGCGTTCTACCGGCGCTGCGCGGAACGCGGTTTCGCCGTCTACGCCGACGCCTGACCCGACCCGGTCTCCTGGGCCGCAGCGCCGCCGGTCGGTCGGCTGGCCGCCGCTATCAACCGGGTGAGCACCGCGTGCGGAGCAACGCGAACTCAAGCGGGCCGCCCGCGAGGCCGCCCGACGGAGCTGAGATCCCGTCAGCCGTAGGTGTCCCGCGGGCCCCGCCCGCGTACCCGGCGCGGCCCCTTCGACCACGACGGCGCGGCCGGCCCGTGGATGTGCAGCTTGCGCACCACGTTGTGGCCGACCTCGCTGGCGATCTGCTTGAGCAGCGATCCCGCCAGCAGCCGCAGTTGGGTGGCCCAGGCCGTCGACCGCGCCTCCACGGTCAGCTCACCGTTCTCCAGCTTGACCGGGCGGCTGTTCTGGGCCACCTCCGCGCCGACGACCCGCTCCCAGGCGCCGAACACGGTGGCCTCGGCCGCCGGTTGCTGCCAGCCACGCGCCTTCACCAACCGGTTCAGCACCGCACCCAACGGCTGCGGGTCGCGGGGGTCGGGGCCCGGGCCGGAGTAACCCCGCAACCGCCGCCCCGAGCCGCCGGCAGCGTCGCCGCCCGCACCTCCGGGGGTACGCCGGGCGCGGGCCGCCGCCTGCCGCTTGGACAACGCCGCGTCGAGTACCGCCCGAGCCAACTCCGGCCCACTCGCGGCCGCCGCCGGCTCACCGCCCGCCGATTCCGCCTTCGGGGTACGCGCGCTCCGCCCCGCCTCGGGCCGGTCGGCGCCTGACTCATTCGACACGGCGTACCGTCCCTTCGCCGACCCGGTAGCGGGTGCCGCGCAGCGCAGCCGGCACATCGTCGTCCACCGCACAGGTGACCAGCAGTTGACCCGCCCCACCGACCAGCTCCGCCAGCCGCTCCCGGCGGCCGGTGTCCAACTCGGCGAAGACGTCGTCGAGTACCAGCACCGGCTCGATGCCGTCGGCCCGCAGCAGGTCGTAGCCGGCCAGCCGCAGCGCGAGCGCGAACGACCACGACTCGCCGTGGCTGGCGTACCCCTTGGCGGGTAGCGGCCCGAGAGTCAACGCCAGCTCGTCGCGGTGCGGGCCGACGAGCGTGGTGCCCCGTTCGATCTCGGCGGAGCGGGACGCGGCCAGCCCCGCGGCCAGTGCCTCCGCCAACGCGGCCCGGTCGGTGGTCGGCTCGGTCAGGTCGATCGAGGGCCGGTAGGCGATACCGGCCGCGCCCCGACCGGCGGCCACCGCGTCGTACGCCTTGGCGACGTGCGGGGTGAGCGCGGCGACCAGCTCCAAGCGGCCGGCGAGCAGCTCCGCGCCGTGCTGGGCCAGGTGGGTGTCCCAGACGGCGAGGGTGCCGAGGTCGCCGCCCCGCGACCCACCGGTCTTGCGAGCCAGGTACGCGGTGCGCAGCAGGGCGTTGCGCTGCTTGACCACCCGCTCGTAGTCGGCCCGCACACCCGCGTACCGGGGTTGGCGGCTGACCAGCAGGTCGTCCAGGTAGCGGCGGCGCTCGGCCGGGTCGCCCCGGACCAGCTCAAGGTCCTCCGGGGCGAAGAGCACGAGGCGCAGGGCGCCCAGCACGTCCCGGGCCCGCCGCGCCGGAGACCGGCCCAGCCGGGCACGGTTGGCCTTCCCGGGCACGATCTCCAACTCGACCAGGAGTTCCCGCCCGTCGTGCGCCACCGCGCAGCGGATCACCGCAGACGTGGCACCCATCCGCACGAGTGGCGCGTCGGTGGCGACCCGGTGCGAGTCCAGGGTCGCCACGTAGCCCAACGCCTCGACGAGATTCGTCTTGCCGACGCCGTTGGCGCCGATCAGGACGTTCGCCCCCGGTTGGAGGTCGACGGCCACCCGCTCGTACGAGCGGAAGTCGACCAGTTCCAACCGTCGGACGTACACCGGGTGTGGATTTCGCTCAGCGCTTGTGGACGGCGTGGCCACCGAACTGCTGACGCAGCGCGGAGACAGCCTTCATAGCGGGCGAGTCGTCCTGTCGTGAGGCGAACCGGGCGAACAGCGAAGCGGTGATCACGTTCAGCGGGACGGCCAGCCGGACCGCCTCGTCGACCGTCCACCGGCCCTCGCCGGTGTCCTCGGTGTAGCCGCTGAGGTCGGCCAGCTCCGGGTCCTCGTCGAGCGCCCGGTCCAGCAGGTCGAGCAGCCAGGAGCGGACGACGGTGCCCTCCCGCCAGGACTTGATCACGCCCGGCACGTTGGTCACCAGTTCGGAGGCCGCCATCAGCTCGTAGCCCTCGGCGTAGGCGTGCATCAGGCCGTACTCGATGCCGTTGTGCACCATCTTCGAGTAGTGCCCGGCACCGACCGGCCCGGCGTGCACGAAGCCGAACTCGCCCTCCGGCTTGAGAGCGTCGAAGATCGGCATCAGCCGGTCGACGTGCTCCTGGGAGCCGCCGACCATCAGCCCGTAGCCGTTCTGCCGACCCCAGACACCGCCGGAGACGCCGACGTCGAGGTAGCCGATGCCCCGCTCGTTGAGCCGCTCGGCCCGGGGTGCGTCGTCGCTGAACCGCGAGTTGCCACCGTCGATGATGATGTCGCCCTCGCCGAGCACCGCGGCCAGCTCGTCGATCGTCGCGTCGGTGACTCCGGCGGGCACCATGACCCAGACCGCGCGCGGCGACTCGAGCTTCTCCGCCAGGCCCGCGAGGGATGCGACGTCGCTGATCTGCGCGTTGTGGTCGAAGCCGACGACTTCGTGACCAGCGGCGCGCAACCTCTCCCGCATGTTGCCGCCCATACGGCCGAGTC
This window harbors:
- a CDS encoding DUF3566 domain-containing protein yields the protein MTETQAKSGNTGTSANPVDEEAAKGGTPATGRAAVGRATVPADAPAPKFTRAPGMTPPPEPPAEDAGSADKTEAVSADAPTSSTATTPSGSATASSSARPATTQPINVRSGPAASTGATGTQPRITPGMTSPQPDTARTGTAGRPASGGGLPPGIGNASAVGAARVGDAVRAARTSVSSAASRGPRRARLNLKRIDPWSVMKFAFAVSVVLFIVVVVATSVLYLALDAMGVFQSVNESLSDLVNAGGGQSTSGFQITAKGVILSSALIGLVNVVLFTALATLGAFVYNVCADLVGGIELTLAERD
- the gyrA gene encoding DNA gyrase subunit A, whose amino-acid sequence is MTDSPESTPNEPEVPAEAIAAVVAHDRIEPVGLEVEMQRSYLDYAMSVIVGRALPDVRDGLKPVHRKILYAMFDSGYRPDRGYVKCSRVVGDVMGQFHPHGDSAIYDALVRMAQPWSLRYPLVDGNGNFGSPGNDPAAAMRYTECKLDPLAMEMLRDIDEDTVDLQDNYDGRAKEPTILPSRIPNLLVNGSEGIAVGMATKIPPHNLREIGAAVQWCLEHPEEDEETTLEALLGIVKGPDFPTHGLIVGTTAIQDAYRTGRGSIRMRAVVEVEEDKRGRPCLVVSELPYQVNPDNLAERIAELIKEGKLAGIADIRDESSGRTGMRIVLVLKRDAVAKVVLNNLYKHTQLQETFGANMLALVDGVPRTLNLAQFIRYYVEHQIDVIRRRTAFRLRKAEERAHILRGLSKALDALDEVIALIRRSPTVEDARQGLIRLLDIDEIQATAILDMQLRRLAALERQRILDDLAKLELEIADLKDILAKPERQRRIVSEELGEIVTKWGDDRRTQIIPFDGEVSMEDLIAREDVVVTITRTGYAKRTKVDLYRSQRRGGKGVSGATLRQDDIVSHFFVCSTHDWILFFTNKGRVYRAKAYELPEASRVAKGQHVANLLAFQPDEQIAQIIEIPNYQVAPYLVLATKNGLVKKTRLEEFDSNRSGGIIAINLRDEDELVGAALVAPENDLLLVSKKAQAIRFNASDEALRPMGRATSGVIGMRFTDDDVLLAMEVVREGLDVLVATNGGYAKRTPIEEYPVQGRGGKGVLTAKITERRGGLVGAVVIDPDDELFAITSNGGVIRTPVKPVRRTRDRNTMGVKLMDLPDGVTIVAIARNADEPDEQD
- the gyrB gene encoding DNA topoisomerase (ATP-hydrolyzing) subunit B; its protein translation is MAAQEKQEYGAESITVLEGLEAVRKRPGMYIGSTGERGLHHLVWEVVDNAVDEALAGYCDTIDVVLLADGGVRVTDNGRGFPVDLHPKLKKPGVEVALTVLHAGGKFDGKAYAVSGGLHGVGVSVVNALSTRMAVEIHKSGFVWRQQYTNSKPSPLEKGEATDRSGSAVSFWPDPDVFETVDFDFQTIYRRLQEMAFLNRALRIHLLDERVAEEDGRQREVTFYYEGGISDFVRHLNASKNPIHKTVVEFGAEEEGMSVEIAMQWNESYGESVYTFANTINTHEGGTHEEGFRAALTSVVNRYGADKKLLKGDEKLSGEDIREGLAAIISVKLANPQFEGQTKTKLGNTPVKSFVQRVCNEWLVDWFDRNPAEAKMIIQKASQAARARIAAQQARKLARRKSLLESGSMPGKLADCQSTDPRESEVFIVEGDSAGGSAKQGRDPRTQAILPIRGKILNVEKARIDRVLKNNEVQALITALGTGIHDDFDIEKLRYHKIVLMADADVDGQHIQTLLLTLLFRFMRPLVELGHVYLAAPPLYKIKWNKKGDDAQYAYSDRERDGLIALRQQKKANAKPDDIQRFKGLGEMNYPELWETTMNPATRTLRQVTLDDAATADELFSVLMGEDVEARRSFIQRNAKDVRFLDI
- a CDS encoding DciA family protein; amino-acid sequence: MSNESGADRPEAGRSARTPKAESAGGEPAAAASGPELARAVLDAALSKRQAAARARRTPGGAGGDAAGGSGRRLRGYSGPGPDPRDPQPLGAVLNRLVKARGWQQPAAEATVFGAWERVVGAEVAQNSRPVKLENGELTVEARSTAWATQLRLLAGSLLKQIASEVGHNVVRKLHIHGPAAPSWSKGPRRVRGRGPRDTYG
- the recF gene encoding DNA replication/repair protein RecF; translation: MYVRRLELVDFRSYERVAVDLQPGANVLIGANGVGKTNLVEALGYVATLDSHRVATDAPLVRMGATSAVIRCAVAHDGRELLVELEIVPGKANRARLGRSPARRARDVLGALRLVLFAPEDLELVRGDPAERRRYLDDLLVSRQPRYAGVRADYERVVKQRNALLRTAYLARKTGGSRGGDLGTLAVWDTHLAQHGAELLAGRLELVAALTPHVAKAYDAVAAGRGAAGIAYRPSIDLTEPTTDRAALAEALAAGLAASRSAEIERGTTLVGPHRDELALTLGPLPAKGYASHGESWSFALALRLAGYDLLRADGIEPVLVLDDVFAELDTGRRERLAELVGGAGQLLVTCAVDDDVPAALRGTRYRVGEGTVRRVE
- the gnd gene encoding phosphogluconate dehydrogenase (NAD(+)-dependent, decarboxylating), translating into MQLGLVGLGRMGGNMRERLRAAGHEVVGFDHNAQISDVASLAGLAEKLESPRAVWVMVPAGVTDATIDELAAVLGEGDIIIDGGNSRFSDDAPRAERLNERGIGYLDVGVSGGVWGRQNGYGLMVGGSQEHVDRLMPIFDALKPEGEFGFVHAGPVGAGHYSKMVHNGIEYGLMHAYAEGYELMAASELVTNVPGVIKSWREGTVVRSWLLDLLDRALDEDPELADLSGYTEDTGEGRWTVDEAVRLAVPLNVITASLFARFASRQDDSPAMKAVSALRQQFGGHAVHKR